DNA from Triticum aestivum cultivar Chinese Spring chromosome 7D, IWGSC CS RefSeq v2.1, whole genome shotgun sequence:
TCTGCAAGTATTTATGTAGACAATTCCTCAATGTTTGTTGCCAAAAAGTTTTGAattttttaaacttcaaaaaataaaaataaaatccctCACAGGTGGAATTTGAGCTCACGAACAAAAGAACACTTTCCATAAAGGAAGAATTTCTTCCTTAAAGTCTCACATGGAGCCAAGAGTCGCGCAGTTCCGTGTGCCTTCCATGCAGAATACATTGACCTTTACAACTCAGGCCATGTTCGTGGTATTTTTATGTCTGTTCTCCGTCAAACTCCTGCCTGCTAAACACTACCCCAACCTAGATTTTAGGGTGAGGACCTGCAGAGCGGAGAAGCTCCTCGGAAGTCGGAGCCACCGCCCTAGAAGAACAACCAACGCTTCTTCTTGGCTTTGCCAGTCAGGAGTCATGAGTCAGGAGATCAGTAAAAGCTAGACCCGACGCTGGTTTACAAGTTAGACTAGAACTCGACACCAGCTGAATAAGCAAAACTAGGCAAAAGCGAAAGAGATTGTGCAAAATAATTGATAATATAGAAATGTAAAAGCAAGCTCGTCGTTCACCCATTCTAAACAAAACGTTCATCATTACAACAAATTCATCAGACCGTAGGACAACATCGAAGGAATTAATGCAGCATAACAGCCGGCTGCTAGCTAAATGAAATAACACACTGCCCTAAGTGCTTAAACGACATCAGAAGCACCCgtggtggtagtagtagtattggTAGTGGAGGTGGCCTCAGGCCTACTGACAACCCCCAAATGGGTGAGCAGCGCCCACAGGAGCGTTACCAGCTCGCCGCCCCGGGCGATCGCCTCCGCGTGCCCGTCGAGGTTATCCGATGGAGCAATGTACATCGGCATCTTGCACCAAAATTCGGCCAGAGCCTCCCACCCTACCTCCTCTCCAAGCATCGACTCCGCCAGTTGCTCGCCAAGCTTTGCACCGTCCTTGAGCACCTCATGCTTTGATCTCGCACCCAGCAACTCGACCAAGTGTCGGTATTGCAGCTCAGGTGTTGGCTTGGTGACGTAGCCGGAGAGGACACGCTCGGCGTCTTTCTTGGCAGCCTTGTACATGTCGTTGCTCCAAGCATCGTCATCAGGAAGTAGCTCGGGGGAATATGCCATCAAATAGGCGCAATAGCCTAGATTCACGATGCATAAGCCTAGAGTCAATGCATAGCATCGTCATCGTGAAAGAAGAGTTTTTTTGTTACCTTGAAAAAAATTATTAGCCTAGATTCAATGGAAAAATtcatatcctatgcatcaaataacatctctttctctataggtattgagatgcatgtcatctcacttcctataatttttctatttctataaaatttctatcctatgaaccaaaggaggcctaaaagAACAACAGCTATGGCCGGGTTTGTTTACCTGGAGGTGGCGGCCGAATAAGTCAAGATTTGCACCTCCCAGCTGCAACGTTTTTTTTTTCGAGCTTGTTCTGCGTGAGCGCGTAGTGAGGACAAAATACTCTGGAGCTAGGCTTAGTACGTCGCGTGCAGTTGGGGGTACTTAACAACTGGAAGAGACCCTTCTGCTTTGTGCCAACACATGTGTCTCGATTCTGGCCAAAGCTAAGGTGGATTTGTTCCTTGCTTCTACAACCAGCAAATGCTTTATTGATGTTCCTCCAGGCTGCATTGTATTTGTAGACAcagttttccttttttcctttatttattttctttgtctccccttttctttttttttctttctcgaaACGTAATTTGGCATCTGCTTTTCCATCATAGATGATGAAAGAGCTAAAGCCTTAGCTTGGTATCCAACATTGTGCAAGAATACACACTAGTCGACACATGTGATGGATAAGTTAACTAATCTCGTCTGGGAAACGGCCCAGTTGGACAAGCGCATGCTAGAGTCCTCTGTTACTAAATAGTTGCCCAAAGTTGCTGATTTTTTTGTGCGCGGGGAACGTCTATATAAGTTATAATAGCATGTTTTAATATAAAATAAAAATGATATGTTATATTTATTATTTAATATTTGTATActgctccctccgatccatatgGATCAGAGAAAGTACAATTTTACCAAAGTCATTAGATATTCTATTGTTATTTGAGCATATTGTGGCTATTTTGATTGCTCTATAAAAACAACATGCAAACCTCAATGGTGAAAGGGAAAGGATTAGTACGAATAATCTCAAATTTACAAATGCATATCCAAACACGACTTATATCCAAGCATCATTAACCATTGATGCCAAGTTTTCTAGCCAATGAAAACAACTGTGAATCATAACGCATATAAAAATGAAAGGTCAAACTTTCAAACTATATTAGCAAAATTTATATAATCTTAAATAAGGTAATCACATGTCTTCGGCCTTTGTGTGTAGGTTAACCATCTACTACATGGTAGACTATATTTCCAAATATGCTTGAGATTGCTACAGAAAACAGAGTTTGAGTGTTATGAGAAataactagcacaaatgcccgtgcgtttcAACGGGAAAAAGTGCCCGCATTCTAATGTTTTGAGTCATCCACTCTGCTTCTCAACCTCCATTTATCTCAGCAAGTGAGCTTTAATTAACTCATGAGCTTATATTCATCTAGAGAACATTAAGGTGCACTTGAGTATCCTTAGAAAGGTGAAAAAACATACACAGATTAAACGCAGACCGTGAACTTCTTTACAAAATCTCAAAATTGGCAAATGGGAGAACTTATCCTGATATTAAACATATATCAGCATGAAGATGTCCCCAAGATACAAACTTTAACGAAGGGCCTAAGTATTTTTAGTGTAATTTACCACGAAATGTCGAATTTTCATCAATGTCTGTATCCACCCACAATGGTGTAATAATTGTTTACGATTAATGCTAGACATTTGTAGCCTAACAGAGAGAAGGGCCGGATATTTATTGGCTAAATTGTTGTTATGACTGGCTCATTAACCAAGAATCGAAAATGTGGATAATAATTTTTTTCCTACACCCGAGACATTATTCTCATCGATTTGGATAAATCCTCTCGAACAGCTAGAATAATCTTGTCCTAAACTTTTTTTCTGAACACGGCATTGTTTTACTTATTAATAAAAAGACATCTTAACTTGATAAAAGGTGTTGTTAATTTTTTTCACTTAAATATGCTTAAGTGGGATATTGTTTAAAAAAATTATTCTAACAAATACAATGATAGAAATGGAATTTTGTTAAGATTTTCATTTATAATTTTGACTTTTTACGTTTAATGTTTTGGATTTGCATGTTAGTGATTTAGGTTTTCCCATAGGCTGCCCGTCTCCAATTTAATTAGCACAAAAAAGAGATCTACTACAGTCTACAGTACCGTACCTATTGAATATCAATTAATCAAATACTGAATCAGCTAATTTGTGTAGTAATTTTTCATATAATTACCACGTGTGCTTCACCTGCATCGGCCGTAAGTGGCTGCTTGCTCCCACGAGTTGATGTGCTTTGCCAGTCGTCGGCCGTCATGGGCTAGCCCCGTTCGCTGTTCCCCAGTAAGTGCAAGAAGCATGCTGGCGCATCACGTGGCACCGCTAGCAGAGTTGCGGGGCCGAACTGGGACTGACACAATTAGAACACGAAAAGAGAAGAAGCAATGCTCACTTTACCAACCATTACATGGCCATGGCCGTGTACTATTGATTGACCATTGTCGCTAATAGCAGGCCCAAGGACATTGGCTGGACAGGGGACGACGCAGACGCTATCTAGGCCGAGGGGCTAGCGGAGCCTGATGCAAGCATTGGCTGGACAGGGGACAACGCGGACGGGACGGACTGCTGGTGAGGATGGAGCCGGCGCTGGTGATAAGGAACAAGGAATAGAGGAGAACAACTTCGGCCAATCACGTTCGATCGATCTCTCATGATCTCAAGTGCGTGATGAGCAGAATGTATCGTTAACTATACGTGAGAAGAGAACCACCTGTTTCCTCCTGGATCATGGTTGACTACTTCATGTGAAGGATTCCATCACAAAGTTGGGCTTCAGTGGATGGGTCTCTGCCATGTCCTCCTGCTCCGTTGCCGCCGTCTTTGCAGCTTGTATCGACCATGGTTGTCCGCTGGAGGCTGGCCCAGTGTGTCCTCGAAGTCGCGGTGATGGTAGCGCCCGCTCATCTTGCTGGATGAGGCGGCTGACGAGATAGCTAGCTTTGTCTGCCTCATGACCCGGATAAAGCTCCTCGTGGAATCGGCCTCGTCGTATGCATCCTTGTCCAGCGGCTACCTCTGCCGACCTCGACAGGATCtacctcctccctccctctcttTCAGCAGATATTTATGGGAGCCGTCAAGGGAAAGGAAGGCGCCGACGCAGAGTTGGACTccaactttttttttttgaggcaaaATTGCACTCCAACTGAGAGTCGGTGTCTTGGACGGGGAGACGCACAAAATAATCTTGCTGGAAACTGTCTCACGTACGTACGATTTGTACGAGAAGAGACAGACCCGTTTTCTGAGGTCTTGGCCCACCACACCAGATGAGTCTTGTCGTACACAGATCCTACATAATTTGATCGTACGTATAGCAGCTTTCAATCTTGCTAGGGAGTCAGGAACGATCGCTGGATTTCACGTGGGCTATATGAGATCGATGGGACGTCGGCTGAAACGTTTGATGGGCTTGGGCCGGTTGACTCTTATGAAGTTCACGTGGCCTACGGCTGGTCATAATGGACAGGAACTTAGGCACTCCAAtgcaactttgcttatgtggcacatatttaatgaagagagagctgcttgtggtaactagctaagttatcggaacatcacacactccaagaaacaatgagtctatgaCCTAATAAATACATAGTTGCATGGCACTACAtacatgttcctacccactatggaggtagtaacatagtctagggaggTGTGtaggttactagcttatgttcctgcccattgtgaccagcctaagttAGATCGACCGTCTAGGACCTCAATCGATCCGAACGACCCCTAACGATTGACCCGTGATCAAGGTAGCTTCCGCAGGTGACCTAACCCACCGGCCGTGACTTCCTTTTTGTctaaactagcacatatgcccttgcgttgcaacgggagaaaaaattaACGTGTAACTAAATTTGGTGAGAAATAGCTTTGGGACGCTGTTCGTTGGAGAAGCTACTACTCATTTGAAAGGGAGAAAAGAGGGAGTATCTAAATCTAAATACATACAATATGTTGGAAGTGCCCTTAGCCAAATCTGTATTTAATATCTCTATGCACTATTTTTCCTTTCATTAAAATCCAGGAGATTTCATCTCGGCATGTCATGAACTCATGAATCCAGATAATTTTGCCCAAAACCGGTGCACACAGGTTTGATGGCTTTCTGCCTCCATGCCTCCTCATCTTGTTAATGATTCTCAAATCAGCTTGCTGGTTACCAAGCAAGTTAAGACGTATATCAACTGACACGATTCGATGTAAGAAAACAAGGTGGGATTATTTAAGTTTTTTTAGACAGCGAATTTATCCTTTTTTTTAGAAGGACAGCGAATTTAGCTAAAACCGAGCTGCCTTCAATCCATCAGCAGGGCTGCTACCGCTAAAAAAAAGGCCTGATTGCCTCCAATCACAATCGGCTGGGCTGCTATCGTTAGCTCAGGAAAAAAAGAATCTGGGCTGCTGCCGCTAGATGGGCCGCCCGATCGTTGCTTGCCTGGTTGGCTTGAGTCGGTTTCCAATGGGCTTAAAACTGGGCGAGTAAAGAGGCAGGATAACGAAGGACAAACGGAATTTGACGTAAATAACGACGGACGAAAATCAAAGCGGCAGATTAAACCAAACTAAGAATATtacctccctttaatagtaggtatagaataGAGTAGATCCAAAGAGAGACTGTCAGAATAAGAAAGTGATGTTTCACGGTGAAGGATTCCAATCAGAGGCGTACagatttgttttcctttttttcatcAAGCAGGACGTGCGTTAGGTTTTTCTTCCTTTCATCGAGCCGGACGTGTAGACTTTGTTCTGTAGGgtttgtttatttttttccttaCACGTGGTAAATCTTATTTTAAATCTTAGCCATTAATCTTTATGGTTACTTTATATCTAACGGATACAATGAGATGACTTATGAAGAACTATGAAAGTCTCCGTCCTTTATTATTAGATAAAGATGAGACTAAATTAACTCACGCATGCCCTTGACCTTTTCCCTGAAAGGGATTGGGCATTTTGTTCTATGTAGTAGGGGTAATGATAGAACGAGTAACACACACAGGCGCGtgcgcacacaaacacacacatctATAATGCCACATTTTCAGTAGCAATCCCAAGCAGTACATACAACATATGTTCAATGCAAAGATGAAATAAAAGTAAGCTATCCAGAACGAGCTTACTTTCGATACAGATCGATGGTGGACAAGGTTACCATTTCGTTACAAGGGTACTCCTTTCGTCCTAAATTACGTGGTGTGCACATATTTCAAAATTCAAGTTGGACTATCAATTTAACCAACTAAACAAGGATTATGGGTCACAAAACTATATCATCAAATTCTTGTTGCATATATTTCAAAACTTAAGTTGGACCATCGATCAATTTAACCAACTAAACAAGGATTACGGGTCACAAAACTGTATCATCAAATTCTTGTTCGAAAAGATCCGATGATGAAAAAAATTATAACAGACAACACATATATTAGCTATTGGTCAAACTAATGGCCAAAGTTAAACGAAGAAAAACGAGAAGGCCATGTCAGCTTATCCAACGGGACATACTGAATGTGAGTAGTGAGTGACTACCCCTGCAGAACGACACAAAGAAGAGAGAGCAAAAATGTTTTTCTGTGTCTGTGAACAAAGAAACAGAAAGAACAAGACTGGCTAGGACAGTTGGGTGGTCTGATGCTCTGGCCCTGTCAAGGAAAAAGTGATACACTTGGTAAGAAAGCTGGAGCAGATACAAGGAAAAAGATTGAGATCAGGGGATCCGTTGAGTTGTGATCGATTTTTACTTATTCATTCCGATCTCTTTCCTTGCCGGTTGGCTGTAGCAATCTTCGAGTCTAGTTTATTTTCTCTCTTTGTAGCGACTGTAGCCCTGTGAGCTCGGTCTGTTCTTTGCTGGGGCAGCGTGTGTGCTGTTTCCCCCGCGTACTTGCAACTGGATGGTGGACCTGTGTGGCTTCGTTTGGTAATGCAAATGGAGCCGGGGCTTCGAGCCCTTTTCCTCTAAAAAAAGGCCGGCTAGGACTAGCCCTTGAAATCAGTTTTAATGCTAGAAAGAACAGTTCCGGGCAGTTTGCGAATTTAAACATTTCACAAATCAAATCTCATCCCATCTCAATAAAACACCGGCAACAAGAAAACACCTACACCGCACCTGCTGATACGGCGAGTTCAGGGGCGGAGAGCAAGCTGCAGATTTCATGGTGGCACCAGAACTGAACAAATAAGGCTACAGATTTCAGGACGCACCAAAACTGAACTTCAGGGAATTCCAGGCACCGAACGCCAGCAATACAAAACAGCACACACACCGGTGAACTTTCAGAACTCCCATTCCATTTCCATAGCATCAGGGTGCACACAGAAAAGACGATCATAACGCTTCATTGCTCGCCTATGGATTAGGCGGTTGCTCGAAATTCATGGACAGCCTTATGAGCCGCACATGCTCTCTTTATGATGTTCAATTCCTTGACTACATCATCTATCTTCATTCTGTGCCTTGGGGAATCCTCGCAGCAAGCTAGGGCAAGCTTAAACATAGGACATAAGAATATATCAATGATATGCTGCGTGTCTCCGCTGTAGGTTGCACTAGCATCCAATATTTCCAGTAGCTTATCAGGATAGGACATCCTGACATAGCCGACAAGGCCTGTCACACCATCCATGAAATTGTCAGTTGGCCTCCTTCCAGTAAATATTTCCAATAGCAACACCCCGTAGCTATATACGTCACCTTCCGTGGAGGGTTCGGATCCTGAGCCATACTCTGAGAAACATTTAGACAAAGATGTTACTCACTATGCAATGAGTAGACACAAATTTGGCAGATTTCACTTGTCAATTCAATGTAGCTTGTCAAGTGAAATCTGCCGAGCTGATATTGAATTaaataatataaatataaatattccTAAATGAGTTTAAAATGTTGCTCACCTGGTGCGACATATCCAATTGTGCCTTTAATTACAAGTGAGCTGCTTTCGGTTCCACCACCACCATGCTCGCATTCTTCAGTATGCATTATCTTTGCTAGACCAAAGTCGGTAACGTGCGCAACAATGTCATCATCTAGAAGGATGTTGCATGGTTTGATATCACAGTGAACTATGGATGGCTCAATTTGATGGTGAAGATATTCTAATGCCTCTGCAACATCAAGAGCAATGCATAGCCTTTCCATCAACCTTAGCCTTCTAAAGGTCATGCTGTTAGTCGCTGCTTTTGGATGCAGCCACTCATCTAAATTTCCATTGCAGACAAATTCTAAGACAAGTGCCTTGAACTCATCACCATTTCGGTCCAAACTGCTACACACAGTGATCACTTTGACAAGTTTCCGGTGTCGAATCTTCCTTAGGGCTTCACACTCTCTCAAGAAGCTTCTGTTAGCTCCTCGTTTGCCAAGATTGAGAACCTTGATTGCTACAGTATATAAACTCTCATCAAGATTTAGAGTTCCTATGTACACGTTGCCGAAACTTCCAGAACCAATCAAATTTGCCGGTGAGAATGACTCTGTTGCTGCATCTATCTCAGCATAGGATATCCTCTCATGCATCTCATGGCGAAATTCGTTTTCTTGATCAGCACCACTGTTTGGTTTGATTCTTGTCTTCATCAAGTAGCATGCAGTTAGGGAGCACATGAAGAAGATCAAAATTCCAACAATGCAAAAGAGTATGACTCGACACCGATGCTGCGAAGCCTGGTTATATGGGCATGAAGGGAGTTGCAAGGATGGGGGACCCCCGCATAGCATGCCATTACCAGGGAGCAACAATACAGTGGCATTGTGAAAGATCCCTGTATTTGGAACGGGACCAGATAAGTTGTTGAAAGAGAGGTTTAGATACGTTAGGAGCTCCAAACTCAGGAGGAACTCAGGTACAGGTCCTGCTAAGTTATTATTGGAAAGATCCAACTTTTCGAGGCCTCTCAAAGAAGAAAAGCCTCTCGGTATTTGCCCTTGCAAAAGATTTCCTTGCAAATTTAGGAAATTCAGTTGGACACAACTGCTGAGAGCGTCTGGGATTTCACCAGACAGCTTGTTCATTGATAGGTCGATTATGCCAAGGCTGTTCAACTTCCCTATCTGTGTTGGAATGGAGCCACTTAGAGCATTGCTGGAGAGGTTGAGAAGTAAGGTAAGAGAGGGAATACTAAGTATCTCCTGTGGGATTTCCCCCATCAAGGAGTTAGCGGAAAGATCCAGAGATACAAGTTTTGTGAGGGTACCAAGGCTTGCTGGAATGCTGCCATCTAGAAAGTTATTAGATAGAGAGAGGTTGCTCAATTGTGTGATATTGCCTAATGACTGTGGAATCCGCCCATAGAATCTATTATGGGATAGGTCAAGATACTGGAGGCCAGGAATCTGGCCAATATCCAGAGGCAGGGTGCCCGTGAAAAGGCTATTTGCGAGGATGACCTTTCTAAGTTTTTGAAACTTTCCTAAACCTGCAGGTATGGTCCCAGCTATTTTGTTTCTGCCTATTGTAAGCCAGTAGAGCTCTGTAGATAGGTTGGCAATAGTGACTGGCATAACACCTTCGAGGTTGTTTTGTTCAAGGTCTAGTATTGTCAGGTTGCTACAGTTGGTTAAGGATGTGAGGAAATCCCAATCCCTACGCTCTGTGGTTTGAAGAAAATTGTGTCCTAAGGAAAATATCCGGATATGACCATGGATGCCAATGTCCCGTGGAATCAGCCCATGATGCTGATTTCCGCGAAAAAACAAATCTTTAAGTGCGGATGCATTTGACAAGGAGGCTGGTATTGGTCCAACGAATTGGTTCCCATTTGTGGCGAATATATGTAGCTTGGGAAGCTTAAAGCCAATATCAAGCGGCAGAGATCCTGAAAACTGGTTGAAGCTGATGCGGAAGTCTGTGACGGAAGAAAGATTGAACAAGGATGGAGGAAAAGGGCCTTCCAGTCTGTTAGCTGTGATGTCAAATATAACAAGATTAGCCATCTTACCTAGAGCTGGAGAGAGATGGCCATTGAAACTGTTCTGGGATAATCCTAAGTGTGTCAGTGAAGTCAGGTTGCCGAGCCAGCTGGGGATTTGGCCATGGAAGTAGTTGCTATGCATGCTAAGGTTCGTGAGGGCTGTGAGGTTGGAGAATGACATGGGAATATCACCAGTCAGATTGTTATGGGTAACGTTGAGAGATGTGAGGTTTGATAGGAGACCTAGAGAAGCAGGCATGGAACCATAGAGGTAGTTCCTGCTCAGGTCCAAGGCATGAAGTGATGTACAAGCACCGAGGGTGCCTGGGATCTCACCTTGCAGGTTGTTGTCCGAAAGACTGAGGACGCGGAGGCGGGTCAGGTTACCGAGCTGCGGGCAGATGGTGCCGGCTAGGCGCAAGCCATCCAGACGTATGGCGGTGACATGGCCTGGGTGCCGGCGGTTGCTGCAGGACACGCCCGTCCACTCGCAGTAATCAGGCAATGGCACCGTGCTCGTGTCATTCCTGACAGGGTCCCAAGACCAAGAGGACAGTGCCTTTGTAGGGTCACTGGTTATCAACGATTTGAATGATAGGAGCACAGGGAGATCGGCGCTGTAGTTGCTACTTTGGTTGTTGGTGGGTTGAGAGAAGCTGGATGTGAGAAAAAGGAGGGTATGAGTGAGAAGATGGACCATGAAAAGCTGCCATGTCTTCATGGTTGAGCAAGGAGGTGGAGATGAGGTGGTGGATGGAGCTGTAGGTCCTCAACGAATGTGGTAGTAATCTGCACTTCTCTCCTTGTGTGTAAAGTCGTTAAATAGGCGAATGCTTATCACTCTTCAGGGTCGGCCAAAGAAAATATTGGATGCTGGCAACCACTTATTCATGACAAATATCTCAATCAcaagtgaaaaaagtgtgtgtgaaAAAGACTAGTGCAATGTCCAGTGTCATGTAGTTGAAGGCGTGGCATAATTTCAACGGTTTGAAATATTCCAATGATGTTACAGGAAAGGGCAATAAATTGGATGTAGAGAAAAAACAGGtgaagttggaatttcatgttCATGTGGCGCAATCATATTACCAACCAAAGAAGTCACTCCAATCCGATTTCACATTGGATGTAGACCTGTGCAGTGTAGACTTTCCTCTACTTCCATGACATGGGCTGATTTTCCCATTAGATTAAAGCAGCCAATTCAAGCCAATAAGACTAGTATCTGATTCATCAAGCTTGCAAGCTCTGAAATTTAAAGCAGGAATTCATAAAAAATAATCTCGAACACACATGTAGGAATTCATAAAAAGTAATCTCTGGAATTAAAGCTTGCAATGTCGCACCTTCAGGCTGCGCAGCCACCATGACCACCCGATCCGAGGTGagagcgccgccatcgccaccgacAGCTCCAGCCTACAGAGGCCACCCACCATGAGCGCCGCCGTGGACCGCATCCCGACCACCGCCGTCtcggcctccctcctctccctctcccacttcGTTGGACAGGAGGTGGCACGCGGTGGTGGCGCCGCTCCAGTAGGCAGCCAATGTCGACGCCTGTTGGGGGCGCGGACGGGAGCGGCCGCGTGTATGGCTAACGGGATCGACGGCGGCCGCGTGGGTCGGTGGGTGCAGACGGGGGGCGCCGGCCGATTTGTGGCGGAGACGCCGGAGAACGGGAGGAGCGAGACAGGTTTTTTTTTTGGAAGGAGGAGCGAGACAGGTCTGTGACCTGGGCCAGGCGCGGGCGTGGGCTGGGCCGGGGACGGTAAGAAATCGATCGCCGGCCGTCCATGGGTATGGACGGCTGTGATGCCGGCCAGGTGTGGAGTTAGTCGAGCCCTCGCCTGATCATGCGCTGCTTCGTAGGTGACGGTTTGTGTCCGGCGATCACGGAGGCGATTCTCGCGCCCCTGATTCCCGCTCGGTTCTTGCCCTCGCCTCGCCAGATCTCATCGCCTGCTCTCCCGTCGGAGTGCTACTGCGGCGGGCTCACCGGCGATCCGTTCCCGTCCCCCACCATAAGCCTTTCGCGAGTTGCCTAGGGCTCGTGATCGTAAGACACcgactagggttagggttttgtcACTGCCCCGGCGACACCATGGAGAGGATGGCGGGGCTGATGGAGAAGATGAAGCTGTCGGAGGATGAGAGGAAGGGTGTGAAGATCCGGTGGAAGTCGAGAGCGAAGGAGTCAGTGGGAGAGATCCAGGCGGTGGGGAAGGTCCTTTCAGAGAGGTCGGCGCACCCGGATGCGATCTGCATGGCGCTCGATCGCTGCTGCTGCCCCTTGAAGGGCGTAGACTGTAAGGAGCTCGGAGAGAATGTCTTCCTCTTCACTTTCAAGCAGGAAAGCGGAAAGCGTAAGGCGCTGGAGGATGGTCCTTGGATGTTTGACAATGATCTGGTGGTGATTGTGGACTTCGTGCCTAATAAACGGATTGATCAGTATGTTTTTGAGGATATCCCGATCTGGTTCAGGGTTTTTGGACTGCCGTTGGGAAAGATGGAGGAAGACACGGCGGAAGATATTGGAAATCTGGTTGGGAAATTCGTGGAGATGGACACGGGGGCGGATGAGTCGGCGATGGGACGTTTCTTGAGGATTAAGGTCCAGATGCCCATTAACAAACCTATCATGAGGGGCATTTCCCTGGATGAGGAAGTGGAGAGTGACGATGAGATTGTGGAGGAGAAGGATAAGAGCAAAGAGGAGGAGCGTCCGTTTTGCCGCTTTGAGTTCGAATACTTACCGGACTTCTGCTACATTTGTGGCATGCTTGGTCATGTTGATAAGAGCTGCCAAATCAAATTGAGAAAAGGGGAGAAAGCTCAGTATGGGAGGTGGTTGAAGGCAGATATGAGCAGGAGGAGAGGTGGAGACGACGGGTGGATGGGGAGGAAGATGGCGAGTGGTAGTGGGAGTGGCTCGGGTGGAAGTAGAATGCATGTTTATGGCAAGATAGGAGGTAAATCTCGCAGTGACAGCATCTCTAGGAGGAAAACGGAGTCTAGGTCGAGTGGAGGGCGACAGGAGGATGGAGAGGAGGTGGTGAGCCCAAGCAAGACACAAAAAGTGAGTGGTGCAACGGCAAGTCAGAAGAGGTTgacctttgttgaatggattgatAACGAGGATGGGACCGGAGTTGTGAAGGAGGCTGGAGAGAGGGTGGCATGGTGGCACAAACCGAAGAGGTGTTGAAGGCGGCTATGGAAGTAGATGAGGGGAAGAGAGGGGTGGTGGAGGTGAGTCCTAAGCTGGTAGATGTGAAGGAGAAGGGGAAGCTAGTAGATGATAATGGCCCAGGTGCTGGAAAGGGGAATAGGACGGAGGGGTACAAGCCGAAGAAATATAAGAAGGTGAACCGGGAGGGAAGGGATGTAGGGATGTGGTGTGGAAGGTTCGATGTTAGGGCAGAAGAGGGGTGtgcaggaagaggaagaggaggccagcAAGAAG
Protein-coding regions in this window:
- the LOC123170357 gene encoding uncharacterized protein; translation: MAYSPELLPDDDAWSNDMYKAAKKDAERVLSGYVTKPTPELQYRHLVELLGARSKHEVLKDGAKLGEQLAESMLGEEVGWEALAEFWCKMPMYIAPSDNLDGHAEAIARGGELVTLLWALLTHLGVVSRPEATSTTNTTTTTTGASDVV
- the LOC123168466 gene encoding probable LRR receptor-like serine/threonine-protein kinase At3g47570, whose amino-acid sequence is MKTWQLFMVHLLTHTLLFLTSSFSQPTNNQSSNYSADLPVLLSFKSLITSDPTKALSSWSWDPVRNDTSTVPLPDYCEWTGVSCSNRRHPGHVTAIRLDGLRLAGTICPQLGNLTRLRVLSLSDNNLQGEIPGTLGACTSLHALDLSRNYLYGSMPASLGLLSNLTSLNVTHNNLTGDIPMSFSNLTALTNLSMHSNYFHGQIPSWLGNLTSLTHLGLSQNSFNGHLSPALGKMANLVIFDITANRLEGPFPPSLFNLSSVTDFRISFNQFSGSLPLDIGFKLPKLHIFATNGNQFVGPIPASLSNASALKDLFFRGNQHHGLIPRDIGIHGHIRIFSLGHNFLQTTERRDWDFLTSLTNCSNLTILDLEQNNLEGVMPVTIANLSTELYWLTIGRNKIAGTIPAGLGKFQKLRKVILANSLFTGTLPLDIGQIPGLQYLDLSHNRFYGRIPQSLGNITQLSNLSLSNNFLDGSIPASLGTLTKLVSLDLSANSLMGEIPQEILSIPSLTLLLNLSSNALSGSIPTQIGKLNSLGIIDLSMNKLSGEIPDALSSCVQLNFLNLQGNLLQGQIPRGFSSLRGLEKLDLSNNNLAGPVPEFLLSLELLTYLNLSFNNLSGPVPNTGIFHNATVLLLPGNGMLCGGPPSLQLPSCPYNQASQHRCRVILFCIVGILIFFMCSLTACYLMKTRIKPNSGADQENEFRHEMHERISYAEIDAATESFSPANLIGSGSFGNVYIGTLNLDESLYTVAIKVLNLGKRGANRSFLRECEALRKIRHRKLVKVITVCSSLDRNGDEFKALVLEFVCNGNLDEWLHPKAATNSMTFRRLRLMERLCIALDVAEALEYLHHQIEPSIVHCDIKPCNILLDDDIVAHVTDFGLAKIMHTEECEHGGGGTESSSLVIKGTIGYVAPEYGSGSEPSTEGDVYSYGVLLLEIFTGRRPTDNFMDGVTGLVGYVRMSYPDKLLEILDASATYSGDTQHIIDIFLCPMFKLALACCEDSPRHRMKIDDVVKELNIIKRACAAHKAVHEFRATA